In the Oncorhynchus nerka isolate Pitt River linkage group LG2, Oner_Uvic_2.0, whole genome shotgun sequence genome, one interval contains:
- the LOC115139382 gene encoding adaptin ear-binding coat-associated protein 2-like isoform X1, which produces MALADDSGYESVICVKPEVHVYKIPPRATNRGYRAADWKLDEPAWTGRMKIISIGKLAYIKLEDKNSGELFAQAPVEQYPGCVVEAVTDSSRYFVVRIEDGSGRHAFIGLGFADRGDSFDFNVALQDHFKWVKQEGELAKEEASQSTAPKLDLGFKEGQTIKISIGNIKKKDPGAKSRPMGSGLLLPPPMAKGAVLVSPPGGQQSPPPTHSNTDFGGRVPAAQSTADLWGDFTAAGASSSQDTAKGWVQF; this is translated from the exons ATGGCACTGGCAGACGACAGCGGTTACGAGTCAGTGATCTGTGTAAAGCCAGAGGTTCATGTGTACAAGATCCCACCCCGCGCCACTAACCGTGGATATCG AGCAGCTGACTGGAAGCTGGATGAGCCAGCATGGACCGGCAGGATGAAAATAATATCCATAGGAAAGCTTGCCTATATCAAGCTAGAGGACAAAAACTCAG GAGAGTTGTTTGCCCAAGCCCCAGTGGAGCAGTATCCTGGGTGTGTGGTGGAGGCAGTCACAGATTCCAGCAGATATTTTGTGGTGCGGATAGAGGATGGCAGTG GACGACATGCATTTATCGGCCTGGGGTTTGCTGATCGTGGCGACTCCTTTGACTTCAATGTGGCTCTTCAAGACCACTTTAA GTGGGTAAAACAGGAAGGTGAGCTGGCAAAAGAGGAAGCGTCTCAGAGCACAGCACCCAAACTGGACCTAGGCTTTAAAGAGGGCCAGACGATCAAGATCAGCATTGGG AACATAAAGAAGAAGGATCCAGGTGCCAAGTCTCGGCCCATGGGTAGTGgccttctccttcctccaccaATGGCTAAGGGTGCAGTCCTTGTATCCCCTCCTGGAGGCCAGCAATCACCTCCACCTACACACTCCAACACAG ATTTTGGAGGCCGGGTCCCTGCCGCCCAGTCTACTGCAGACCTGTGGGGAGACTTCACAGCAGCTGGCGCCAG CTCCAGTCAAGACACTGCTAAAGGATGGGTGCAGTTTTAG
- the LOC115139382 gene encoding adaptin ear-binding coat-associated protein 2-like isoform X2: MGEDENRWIMADIRAADWKLDEPAWTGRMKIISIGKLAYIKLEDKNSGELFAQAPVEQYPGCVVEAVTDSSRYFVVRIEDGSGRHAFIGLGFADRGDSFDFNVALQDHFKWVKQEGELAKEEASQSTAPKLDLGFKEGQTIKISIGNIKKKDPGAKSRPMGSGLLLPPPMAKGAVLVSPPGGQQSPPPTHSNTDFGGRVPAAQSTADLWGDFTAAGASSSQDTAKGWVQF; this comes from the exons ATGGGAGAAGATGAAAATAGATGGATTATGGCCGATATTCG AGCAGCTGACTGGAAGCTGGATGAGCCAGCATGGACCGGCAGGATGAAAATAATATCCATAGGAAAGCTTGCCTATATCAAGCTAGAGGACAAAAACTCAG GAGAGTTGTTTGCCCAAGCCCCAGTGGAGCAGTATCCTGGGTGTGTGGTGGAGGCAGTCACAGATTCCAGCAGATATTTTGTGGTGCGGATAGAGGATGGCAGTG GACGACATGCATTTATCGGCCTGGGGTTTGCTGATCGTGGCGACTCCTTTGACTTCAATGTGGCTCTTCAAGACCACTTTAA GTGGGTAAAACAGGAAGGTGAGCTGGCAAAAGAGGAAGCGTCTCAGAGCACAGCACCCAAACTGGACCTAGGCTTTAAAGAGGGCCAGACGATCAAGATCAGCATTGGG AACATAAAGAAGAAGGATCCAGGTGCCAAGTCTCGGCCCATGGGTAGTGgccttctccttcctccaccaATGGCTAAGGGTGCAGTCCTTGTATCCCCTCCTGGAGGCCAGCAATCACCTCCACCTACACACTCCAACACAG ATTTTGGAGGCCGGGTCCCTGCCGCCCAGTCTACTGCAGACCTGTGGGGAGACTTCACAGCAGCTGGCGCCAG CTCCAGTCAAGACACTGCTAAAGGATGGGTGCAGTTTTAG